A part of Natator depressus isolate rNatDep1 chromosome 18, rNatDep2.hap1, whole genome shotgun sequence genomic DNA contains:
- the CROCC gene encoding rootletin isoform X3 codes for MSAPERAADAELKLEAVIQKLESSVLTSGEGKSFTIRSSSEDAPPTRLLARIREIVAENLSEQESPAACLGEMSSLLSLQEENRILQQELSRVEDLLAQSRAERDELAIKYNAISERLEESLRLKGTDPVTNADESPLEVGWLLGGSSLTELEQAISWSCRGLGTNRLEEMELRRRNQMLEQALRLETGERERESLENKSLAQQNVELRRHLEEEQAAYKRKLQAYQEGQQRQAQLVQKLQAKVLQYKKKCGEVEQQLLEKSTELEQQRLTSRLDMTDSRLRQDEEHSNDLENALIRLEEEQQRSASLAQVNAMLREQLDQANAANQALSEDIRKLTTDWTKARNELEQREVEWRREEESFNTYFSNEHSRLLTLWRQVVGFRRHFSEMKTMTERDLSELSNELSRSGRTIHAACLNLSSNLRLSESSASAALEKQALLLAQLEEQLKDKVRDMIQLQVRCDMEKAELGTRVAEMTATVERLKAQNSEKEKTVETLTQKLENLEAARAQEQAALEAEEIEALRTESEMLQQTLRDLAQAVLSDADSAIHLTGTERTTDVSDSDATGFSLRGLSSSLRTPSPLRRSSPRRSSSPRRSLSPAFSDSTLAVVHSALQKRQLQVQDIHGKYEAIQELVGSLKKQLAERDHERRSLEQKILQLKDDVDCSLRAKDDAMREASRFRSSADLLGSEKSNLERSLQALQQHMEALRQESERLQLANSDLQRQREHLEDEKDDIAKDKERAQKEIERGHKQLEQLEVKKSSLKKELMLVKEALNKATLEKEVSENEKVEMAEALSKAEASRAELELTASKLKAEEASLRDSLSKMSSLNEGLAQDKIELNRIISQLEEEKGAVLGQKREVEQEKASIRDELVRLEQEKLELDTERQGLEHSLQDVERSRERLERELLALQKERVQLQEQLGQLSRQRNAASEELGQARREQERLSEALLRAAREKEGLMKEKASLVVQLAASERENRGLAEEIAGLRSEKDALETTLFDIQQQRAQLDARKEQLEADSQNLLLAKEMLQVELASIRKQRELDVTRLERDKELLAQKLAQTEQEAQVTLRNKEVAHEEDVDRLQREKETVRLELESEREELLHRLSHEREELLARYEAEKEELSEEITALQQERDESLLQAENEKQQALSLKESEKTLLSEKLACAQHSLAGVTVEMERQKREAISRQEQDRSTINALTSELKSLRVQLEETIAAHEREARGLQEQVKELARQRECTLREVEELKTQLRMVEDARDSIRRDVIEAHRKVRESQEGHEVQRKDILDLRRSLSDEAKEKEALQSSNQELRAAVKRAESDRISLKRANEEKEQKLATLEEARAAVGKEAADLRSSLQEVERSRLEARRELQELRRQIKMLDSENAKKNKEVAELQARVALDEQREEESRRESFGLKQKIVESEASREFARKELHNLQRKLSEQEGEFRVREKDLLGSLEEARGNEKKLLDNARNLEIKLENAQAEAAELSLRLSAAEGRTLGLEAELARVEGLKRDVEFKLGSLHSALRRTLGISRGGRAPSPAIRGRSSSPKRLFSPTKGDNAYSTTDGRGSPTPQAGSPERSPSLRPLSPERALSPGRSEQLVADIDPEVVRAALRDFLQELRETQRERDDLRAQLGSLTRQLAEMESERDSASTRVQQLQKLVTESQEGRRSADGKLSSAQTALLLQEETLRRNDRERKALMDKVTALERSLQSADSDRRTTQEKISKMKANEAKLENDKRRLKEVLDASESRCTKLELLRRSLEGELQRVKLVLSDREVEIQVLQDRGDTLQRQVTDSEMKANALQLSVERLHLTLAKAEEGESALKDKVQGLALSLSESSANAGATQEKVLQLQKALTASEHDRRVLQERLDAARQAVSEAKKQNSGLADRVQVLKTEQQELEVQKEELEGQVRQQQELLRQCQESESTALRSLQKLQEDKHLLQERLGSLQRALAQLESEKREAERSSLRLEKDKMALKKTLDKVEREKLKTHEDSVRLLAEKGRLDRSLNTVEEELAEAQRQIQLLEAQVAEMEQTQSQSLVETATRHRQELQLEIERLRGSQLQAERTLEARERAHRQRVKGLEEQISTLKDQLQQELRRCQSHYSHSSLLSGN; via the exons CTAGAGGAGAGCTTGCGCCTGAAGGGGACGGACCCGGTGACCAATGCTGAC GAATCCCCATTGGAGGTTGGATGGCTCCTGGGTGGGAGCTCCCTTACTGAG CTGGAGCAAGCCATCAGCTGGAGTTGTCGGGGGTTGGGCACCAACCGCTTGGAAGAGATGGAGCTGAGGAGGAGGAACCAAATG CTGGAGCAGGCCCTGCGTCTGGAGACCGGGGAGCGGGAGCGGGAGTCGCTGGAGAACAAGAGCCTGGCCCAGCAGAACGTCGAGCTGCGGCGccacctggaggaggagcaggcCGCCTACAAACGCAAGCTCCAGGCCTACCAGGAGGGCCAGCAGCGGCAGGCGCAGCTCGTGCAGAAGCTGCAGGCGAAG GTTCTCCAGTACAAGAAGAAGTGTGGGGAGGtggaacagcagctgctggagaaatCAACCGAGCTGGAGCAGCAGAGACTCACG AGCCGGCTAGACATGACGGACTCGCGCCTGCGCCAGGATGAAGAGCACAGCAATGACCTGGAGAACGCGCTCATccggctggaggaggagcagcaaag GAGCGCCAGCCTGGCCCAGGTCAACGCCATGCTGCGGGAGCAGCTGGACCAGGCCAACGCCGCCAACCAGGCCCTCAGCGAGGACATCCGGAAGCTGACGACTGACTGGACCAAAGCACGCAACGAGCTGGAGCAGCgggaggtggagtggaggcgaGAGGAGGAG tCATTCAACACCTACTTCAGCAACGAGCACAGCCGGCTGCTGACCCTCTGGAGACAGGTGGTGGGCTTCCGGCGCCACTTCAGTGAGATGAAGACCATGACCGAGAG GGACCTGTCGGAGCTGAGCAACGAGCTGTCCCGGTCCGGCCGCACCATCCACGCCGCCTGCCTGAACCTGAGCAGCAACTTGCGCCTGTCGGAGAGCAGCGCCAGCGCGGCCCTGGAGAAGcaggccctgctgctggcccagctggAGGAGCAGCTGAAGGACAAGGTGCGCGACATGATCCAGCTGCAGGTCAGGTGTGACATGGAGAAAGCGGAGCTCGGCACCAG agtCGCTGAGATGACGGCCACCGTGGAACGCTTGAAAGCCCAGAACTCGGAGAAGGAGAAGACGGTCGAGACGCTGACCCAGAAGCTGGAAAATCTG GAGGCTGCGCGGGCGCAGGAGCAGGCAGCGCTGGAGgccgaggagatcgaggccttgCGGACGGAGTCGGAGATGCTCCAGCAGACGCTGCGAGACCTTGCTCAG GCCGTCCTGTCCGACGCCGACAGCGCCATCCACCTCACAGGCACAGAGCGAACGACGGATGTTTCGGACAGCGACGCCACGGGATTCAGCCTGCGGGGCCTCTCCTCCAGCCTCCGCACCCCGTCTCCGCTCCGGCGCTCCTCCCCCCGGCGCAGCTCCTCCCCCCGGCGCAGCCTCTCACCGGCCTTCTCCGACTCCACGCTGGCCGTGGTGCACTCCGCCTTGCAGAAGAGGCAGCTGCAGGTGCAG GACATCCACGGCAAGTACGAAGCCATCCAGGAGCTGGTGGGCTCCCTGAAGAAGCAGCTGGCGGAAAGAGATCACGAGCGACGCTCCCTGGAGCAGAAGATCCTGCAGCTGAAGGACGACGTCGACTGCTCCTTGCGGGCCAAGGACGATGCCATGCGGGAAGCCAGCCGCTTCCGCTCCTCGGCTGACCTGCTGGGCAG TGAGAAGAGCAACCTGGAGCGAAGCCTGCAGGCCCTGCAGCAGCACATGGAGGCCCTGCGGCAGGAGAGCGAGAGGCTGCAGTTGGCCAACAGCGACCTGCAGCGGCAGCGAGAACACCTGGAGGACGAGAAGGACGACATCGCCAAGGACAAGGAGCGGGCGCAGAAGGAGATTGAGCGCGG CCACAAACAGCTGGAGCAGCTGGAAGTGAAGAAATCCAGTCTGAAAAAGGAGCTGATGCTTGTTAAGGAGGCTCTGAACAAAGCCACCCTGGAGAAGGAGGTGTCTGAGAATGAGAAGGTGGAGATGGCAGAGGCGCTTTCCAAG GCGGAGGCGAGCCGGGCCGAGCTGGAGCTGACCGCCAGCAAGCTGAAGGCGGAGGAGGCCTCGCTGCGCGACTCGCTGTCCAAGATGAGCTCCCTGAACGAGGGGCTGGCCCAGGATAAAATTGAACTCAACAGGATCATCAGCCAG ctggaggaggagaagggggccgTGTTGGGGCAGAAGCGGGAGGTGGAGCAGGAGAAGGCCTCAATCCGCGACGAGCTGGTCCGGCTGGAGCaggagaagctggagctggacacggagaggcaggggctggagcactccCTGCAGGATGTGGAGCGGAGCCGGGAGAGGCTGGAGAGGGAGCTGCTGGCCCTGCAGAAGGAGAGggtgcagctgcaggagcagctggggcag ctgTCCCGCCAGAGGAACGCGGCCAGCGAGGAGCTGGGGCAGGCCCGCCGGGAGCAGGAGCGGCTCAGCGAGGCCCTGCTGCGAGCCGCCAGGGAGAAGGAGGGGCTGATGAAGGAGAAGGCCAGCCTGGTGGTGCAGCTGGCTGCGTCGGAGCGGGAGAACAGGGGGCTGGCGGAGGAGATCGCCGGGCTCCG GTCGGAGAAGGATGCCTTGGAGACCACCCTCTTTGACATCCAGCAGCAGCGTGCTCAGCTGGACGCCCGGAAGGAGCAGCTGGAGGCCGACAGCCAGAACCTGCTCCTGGCCAAGGAGATGCTGCAGG tggagctggccagCATCCGCAAGCAGAGGGAGCTGGACGTGACCCGGCTGGAGAGGGATAAGGAGCTGCTGGCTCAGAAGTTGGCTCAAACGGAGCAGGAGGCCCAGGTCACGCTGAGAAACAAGGAGGTGGCTCACGAGGAGGACGTGGATCGGCTCCAGAGGGAGAAG GAGACAGTGCGCCTGGAGTTGGAGTCGGAGCGGGAGGAGCTGCTGCACCGGCTGAGCCACGAGCGGGAGGAGCTGCTGGCCCGCTACGAGGCGGAGAAGGAGGAGTTGAGCGAGGAGATCACCGCGCTGCAGCAGGAGCGGGATGAGAGCCTCCTGCAGGCAGAGAACGAGAAGCAGCAG GCCCTGTCCCTCAAGGAGTCGGAGAAGACCCTCCTGTCGGAGAAGCTGGCCTGCGCCCAGCACAGCCTCGCCGGCGTGACCGTGGAGATGGAGCGGCAGAAGCGAGAGGCCATCAGCCGGCAGGAGCAGGACCGG AGCACCATCAACGCCCTGACCTCGGAGCTGAAGAGCTTGCGGGTGCAGTTGGAAGAAACCATCGCGGCCCACGAGCGGGAGGCCCGGGGGCTGCAGGAGCAGGTCAAGGAGCTGGCCAGGCAGCGGGAATGCACCCTCCGCGAG GTGGAGGAGCTGAAGACCCAGCTGCGCATGGTGGAGGATGCCCGGGACAGCATCCGGCGGGACGTGATCGAGGCCCACCGGAAAGTACGGGAGAGCCAGGAGGGCCACGAGGTCCAGAGGAAGGACATCCTGGACCTGCGGCGCAGCCTGAGCGACGAGGCCAAGGAAAAGGAGGCACTGCAGAGCTCCAACCAGGAGCTGCGGGCTGCCGTCAAGCGAGCCGAGAGCGACCGCATCAG CCTGAAGCGGGCCAACGAGGAGAAGGAGCAGAAGCTGGCTACCCTGGAGGAGGCGCGGGCAGCCGTGGGCAAGGAAGCCGCCGACCTGAGGAGCAGCCTGCAGGAGGTGGAGCGATCGCGGCTGGAGGCCcgcagggagctgcaggagctgaggcgacag ATCAAGATGCTGGACAGTGAGAACGCCAAGAAGAACAAGGAGGTGGCAGAGCTGCAGGCCCGGGTGGCACTGGATGAGCAGCGGGAGGAGGAGAGCCGGCGGGAATCCTTCGGCCTCAAGCAGAAGATTGTGGAGAGCGAAGCCAGCAGGGAGTTTGCCAGGAAGGAG CTCCACAACCTGCAGCGGAAGCTGTCGGAACAGGAGGGCGAGTTCCGGGTGAGGGAGAAGGACCTCCTGGGCAGCCTGGAGGAGGCCCGCGGCAATGAGAAGAAGCTGCTGGACAACGCCCGCAACCTGGAGATCAAGCTGGAGAACGCGCAGGCTGAGGCGGCGGAGCTGAGCCTCCGGCTGAGTGCCGCCGAGGGCCGCACCCTCGGCCTGGAGGCTGAGCTGGCTCGAGTGGAGGGGTTGAAGCGGGACGTGGAGTTCAAGCTGGGGAGCCTGCATTCCGCCCTGAGGCGCACCCTGGGCATCAGCCGGGGAGGCcgggcccccagcccagccatcAGGGGGCGTAGCAGCTCCCCCAAAAGACTCTTCTCTCCTACCAAAG GTGACAACGCGTACAGCACCACGGATGGGCGcggcagccccaccccacaggcgGGCAGCCCCGAGCGCAGCCCCAGCTTGCGCCCTCTGTCTCCGGAGCGTGCCCTCTCGCCCGGCCGCAGCGAGCAGCTGGTGGCGGATATCGACCCTGAAGTGGTGCGGGCCGCCCTCCGGGACTTCCTGCAGGAGCTGCGGGAGACGCAGCGCGAGCGG GATGACCTGCGGGCCCAGCTGGGCAGCCTGACCCGCCAGCTGGCTGAGATGGAGTCGGAGCGGGACAGCGCCAGCACCCGagtgcagcagctgcagaagctaGTGACGGAAAGCCAGGAAG GGAGGCGCAGCGcggacggcaagctgagcagcgCCCAGACcgccctcctgctgcaggaggagaccCTCCGCCGCAATGACCGGGAGCGCAAGGCATTGATGGACAAGGTGACGGCGCTGGAGCGGAGCCTGCAGTCGGCAGACAGCGACCGGCGAACCACCCAG GAGAAGATCAGCAAGATGAAAGCCAACGAGGCCAAGCTGGAGAACGACAAGCGGCGCCTGAAGGAGGTCCTGGACGCCTCGGAGAGCCGCTGCACCAAGCTGGAGCTGCTGCGGCGCTCGCtggagggggagctgcagagggtGAAGCTGGTGCTGAGTGACCGCGAGGTGGAGATCCAGGTGCTGCAGGACCGCGGTGACACGCTGCAGAGACAG GTCACCGACAGCGAGATGAAGGCCAACGCCCTGCAGCTGTCTGTGGAGCGACTGCACCTTACCCTGGCCAAGGCCGAGGAAGGTGAGAGCGCCCTGAAGGACAAGGTGCAGGGCCTGGCCCTGTCTCTGTCAGAGAGCAGTGCCAACGCCGGTGCCACCCAGGAGAAGgtgctccagctgcagaaggCGCTGACGGCCAGCGAGCATGACCGCCGAGTGCTGCAG GAGCGGCTGGACGCTGCCCGCCAGGCGGTCTCAGAAGCCAAGAAGCAGAACAGCGGGCTGGCCGACCGGGTCCAGGTGCTGAAAACcgagcagcaggagctggaggtGCAGAAGGAGGAGCTCGAAGGGCAGGTccggcagcagcaggag CTGCTGCGCCAGTGCCAGGAGAGCGAGAGCACGGCCCTGCGGAGCCTGCAGAAGCTGCAGGAGGACAAGCACCTGCTGCAGGAGCGGCTGGGCAGCCTGCAGCGGGcgctggcccagctggagagtgaGAAGCGGGAGGCGGAGCGCTCCTCCCTGCGGCTGGAGAAGGACAAGATGGCCCTGAAGAAGACCCTGGACAAG GTGGAGCGCGAGAAGCTGAAGACGCACGAGGATTCGGTGCGGCTGTTGGCGGAGAAGGGCCGGCTGGACCGCTCCCTCAACACGGTGGAGGAGGAGTTGGCGGAGGCTCAGCGGCAGATCCAGCTGCTCGAG